From Vibrio fortis, a single genomic window includes:
- a CDS encoding Crp/Fnr family transcriptional regulator gives MIDAHLYDQINWPCDLSDTVIERLKQIAVLKQGIDALEITKRYQNVPGVYYILSGSAGLCFSTQNMHHMSGGVIGRGDWVGALTIYKDYQLFAVAEEVNPISMIYFPRKKVRELAEEVPEIHKWLLHCATKSHSLWMQAYLTSIHEKEQKTVYVLLELAARQNMSTSNVARIDVSQSQLSTITGISRPRLNEVLKNLEKKKGIKTRRGRVVISDFDVLYNCISPMNLMLRDPSDTLMPQLTSE, from the coding sequence ATGATAGATGCTCACCTCTACGACCAGATCAACTGGCCATGTGACCTCTCAGATACAGTGATTGAACGCCTCAAGCAAATCGCTGTGCTCAAACAAGGGATCGATGCCCTAGAAATCACAAAGCGCTACCAGAATGTGCCCGGTGTTTATTACATCTTAAGTGGTTCTGCTGGGCTCTGTTTTTCAACACAGAACATGCATCACATGTCTGGTGGAGTGATCGGTCGAGGTGATTGGGTAGGCGCGTTAACCATCTATAAGGATTACCAACTTTTCGCTGTCGCGGAAGAGGTTAATCCTATTTCAATGATCTATTTTCCTCGTAAGAAAGTTCGTGAGCTGGCAGAAGAAGTACCAGAAATCCACAAATGGCTGCTTCACTGTGCCACAAAAAGCCATTCACTATGGATGCAAGCCTACCTAACTTCTATTCATGAAAAGGAACAAAAGACCGTTTATGTGCTGTTGGAGCTGGCTGCAAGACAAAACATGAGCACGAGTAATGTTGCTAGAATTGATGTCTCACAGAGTCAGTTAAGCACGATAACAGGGATTTCACGTCCACGCCTGAATGAAGTTTTGAAGAATTTAGAGAAGAAGAAAGGCATTAAGACTCGCCGGGGTAGAGTAGTGATTTCGGATTTTGACGTACTCTACAACTGTATTTCTCCCATGAACTTAATGCTCAGAGATCCTTCCGATACGTTAATGCCACAACTAACGAGCGAATGA
- a CDS encoding GNAT family N-acetyltransferase, which produces MMKIREYQVADAPKLWALFFNTVRKVNINHYSQDQVEAWAPSDFSLEVWQNKMEKIRPFVAELDGVVVGYTDLQDSGLIDHFFCHHEYQGRGVGRQLMLHILDLAKQRGLEKVISEVSITARPFYEHFGFCVVNEQTITVRGQTMNNFVMENDLSDI; this is translated from the coding sequence ATGATGAAAATCAGAGAATATCAAGTGGCAGACGCTCCAAAGCTCTGGGCGCTGTTTTTTAATACGGTCAGAAAAGTAAATATTAATCACTACAGCCAAGATCAAGTAGAAGCGTGGGCACCTTCAGATTTTTCATTGGAGGTTTGGCAAAACAAGATGGAAAAGATCCGCCCCTTTGTCGCGGAGCTAGATGGCGTCGTAGTAGGGTATACAGACTTACAAGACAGCGGTTTGATTGACCATTTCTTCTGTCATCATGAATACCAAGGTCGAGGCGTTGGACGTCAACTCATGTTACACATTTTGGATTTGGCGAAGCAGCGAGGACTAGAAAAGGTTATTTCTGAAGTGAGTATTACCGCTCGCCCTTTTTACGAGCATTTTGGTTTCTGTGTTGTGAACGAACAAACTATTACGGTTAGAGGCCAAACCATGAATAACTTTGTGATGGAAAACGACTTGTCTGACATTTAA
- a CDS encoding DUF7661 family protein translates to MFLHFDVYGLKMSVQRKNGEWLLFKESDTSLRVRVYDVVLPNELKEEEVRTYLADIYHELARAEFPDVVQTS, encoded by the coding sequence ATGTTTCTCCATTTTGATGTTTATGGGCTGAAGATGTCCGTTCAGCGTAAAAACGGTGAATGGCTTTTATTTAAAGAGTCAGATACGTCTTTGCGTGTCAGAGTTTATGATGTGGTGCTTCCCAATGAGCTTAAAGAAGAAGAGGTGAGAACCTACTTGGCGGATATCTATCATGAGTTGGCTCGTGCTGAATTCCCTGATGTTGTTCAGACGTCATGA
- a CDS encoding cupin domain-containing protein: MPNLFSEIPKDIPEEIFEDIISTSNVRIERIVSKGQSSPETGWYDQDEHEWVLVLSGQGVIGFEDGSEVTLNSGDYLNIKAHQKHKVVRTAADEATVWLAVFYR, from the coding sequence ATGCCCAATTTATTTTCAGAAATTCCCAAAGACATTCCCGAGGAAATATTTGAGGACATTATTTCTACTTCAAATGTACGAATTGAACGTATCGTTTCTAAAGGGCAGAGCTCACCAGAAACGGGTTGGTATGACCAAGACGAACATGAATGGGTGTTGGTGCTCAGTGGGCAGGGCGTTATTGGTTTTGAAGATGGCTCCGAAGTGACTCTGAACTCGGGTGATTACCTCAATATCAAAGCGCACCAGAAGCATAAGGTGGTGCGCACGGCTGCCGATGAAGCGACGGTATGGCTTGCTGTTTTTTATCGCTAG
- a CDS encoding nitroreductase family protein, whose product MNYPSFESIVASRRSVRKYDADAEFNHDDVAKALELTTLSPNSSNMQMWEFHRVISSDKREKLAEYCMGQNAAKTANELVVFVATTHNWKERAQRNAQKVREAFQGREDQAAKRALKYYETLIPMVYNNDALGIRGAMRKVYSWWLGRNKPMVREVSKTDVRVCLHKSVSLAAMTFMYAMREKGYDTCPMEGFDSKRVKALLGLRDSDQITMIVSCGVRTDEGIYGDRQRVESETIIKSH is encoded by the coding sequence ATGAATTACCCATCCTTTGAGTCTATCGTTGCGTCGCGACGTTCAGTTAGAAAATATGACGCGGACGCTGAGTTTAACCATGATGATGTCGCAAAGGCATTGGAGTTAACAACTCTAAGCCCAAACAGCAGCAACATGCAGATGTGGGAATTTCATCGTGTTATTTCTTCTGATAAGCGCGAAAAACTTGCTGAATACTGTATGGGACAAAACGCGGCAAAGACGGCAAATGAACTGGTGGTGTTTGTGGCGACAACCCATAACTGGAAAGAGCGCGCCCAGCGTAACGCTCAGAAAGTACGTGAGGCGTTCCAAGGTCGAGAAGATCAAGCAGCAAAGCGCGCACTGAAATATTATGAGACCTTGATTCCTATGGTTTACAACAACGATGCATTGGGCATTAGAGGAGCAATGCGTAAGGTCTATAGCTGGTGGCTTGGTCGCAACAAACCTATGGTAAGAGAAGTCAGCAAAACCGATGTTCGAGTTTGTTTGCATAAGAGTGTTTCTCTTGCGGCTATGACCTTTATGTATGCAATGCGTGAAAAAGGGTACGACACCTGTCCAATGGAAGGCTTCGACTCTAAACGAGTTAAAGCGCTGCTTGGCCTGCGTGACAGTGACCAGATCACTATGATTGTTAGCTGTGGTGTTAGGACAGACGAAGGCATATACGGTGATCGTCAAAGAGTGGAAAGTGAAACGATAATTAAAAGCCATTAA
- a CDS encoding ABC transporter substrate-binding protein has product MVLGCVIGFSGFAHSEQRDIYLYNWDEFLSESVIERLKETHNISLKQQFFSDESIRDEVLLSERRGAFELVVLESVKLKALARQNLFHDLSSIQQDISENFEPRWMNGCGKYGIPYAWGTAGILYRSDKMSPPTSWKALLQPEPKFSGRISMYYEPTDLVSTALLANQFDPFTNDNQELRAAFKSLEEQKSHLESSEYVMDYIRDKERLLSIDLAYGYSGDTYVLNDIDPDASWAYSVPEEGTTLWLECLSAINNGDLSNDAMTIISFLSQPEIAAINAEDSWFATPNKKAKALTSEEYQSDAELFPTQEVLDRSYLYKPLEPNSLQIRNRIVDSLR; this is encoded by the coding sequence ATCGTCCTGGGATGCGTAATTGGCTTTTCTGGTTTTGCGCACAGTGAGCAAAGAGACATCTACCTCTACAACTGGGATGAGTTTCTCTCTGAAAGTGTCATAGAGCGTTTAAAAGAGACCCACAACATTTCTCTCAAGCAACAATTTTTTTCCGATGAGTCGATTCGTGACGAAGTGTTGTTGAGTGAACGCAGAGGGGCATTCGAACTGGTTGTGTTAGAAAGCGTTAAACTCAAAGCTTTAGCCAGACAGAATTTGTTCCATGACTTGAGTAGCATTCAGCAGGACATTTCAGAGAATTTCGAACCGCGTTGGATGAATGGATGCGGGAAGTATGGCATCCCTTACGCTTGGGGCACTGCGGGGATCTTATATCGAAGCGATAAAATGTCTCCACCAACATCTTGGAAAGCCCTCTTACAGCCCGAACCCAAATTCAGTGGCCGAATCAGCATGTATTACGAACCGACTGATTTAGTCAGCACAGCGCTTCTTGCAAACCAATTCGATCCTTTTACCAATGATAACCAAGAACTGAGAGCCGCATTTAAAAGCTTGGAAGAACAAAAAAGTCACTTGGAAAGCAGTGAATATGTCATGGACTACATCCGAGATAAGGAACGTCTGCTAAGTATAGATTTAGCTTATGGCTATTCCGGTGATACCTATGTGTTAAATGATATCGACCCCGATGCATCTTGGGCATATTCAGTACCAGAAGAAGGAACAACGCTCTGGCTAGAGTGCTTATCAGCCATCAACAATGGCGATCTCTCGAATGACGCAATGACCATTATTTCCTTTCTTTCCCAACCTGAAATTGCCGCCATTAACGCCGAAGATTCTTGGTTTGCGACGCCAAACAAAAAAGCAAAAGCTCTGACTAGTGAGGAGTATCAGAGTGACGCCGAACTTTTCCCAACTCAAGAAGTTTTGGATCGCAGTTATTTATACAAGCCGTTGGAGCCTAATAGCCTCCAAATAAGAAATAGAATTGTAGATAGCTTGAGATAA
- a CDS encoding putative bifunctional diguanylate cyclase/phosphodiesterase, whose amino-acid sequence MSILNRVYLFLIPALFAVFTLMGIFVFNFGYSHAKHMYLDKVQSSVNTALVAAEYEQLGLSMLTKDIGSSLQFLRYIQNPSDYTTLSLLEKRVLQILKQSSVNQFGDRNVYIIDPRFNLKLSTLRTNPFEDLKIPDNIYEKVFDIYTSLITKNEVSDQGFSYISVTGELRYAYVAAFDPYLIPQDKRVNESLNRYILIADGPLKQLSNLLTEYNLDDDLQILIEPLRGTPNLENKQFIIRSIEQTEENITVQMASAHLVAQVNIRTTKFKNEVKDIAQTTIIGIIATLAVIVLIIHLVVRYQLIRPLKTLLQEITLGGLKLRYFKRSSGHSEVDSLKNAYIDSLTELKFEAEFDQLTKLANRRSFIRHLDVRLDSTLSSRCYLICWDIIDFRKINDLYGAKIGDSVLVNLASVLKETLQNQQTSYSFSYSDYSLARLGGNQFIAILETEESQSIQQEIENINNSLTSATFVDYYGFRLSIATGVLPVDTPNFKEIWHRCVDEMLNNAKAHSDGESRIVYGEELLHKLERQDIIEKRLLECCENNEFELRFMPIFNAKTLQIDGAECLIRCPVLFDINAGPDEFIPVAEKSNLISRVDMWVIDTAVKAFKELSESHQYQGTISINISAMELYNRNFADNVRKVIDKYNVSPGNIIIEITETSYVKSTKLTVQTIESIRNLGLKVSLDDFGTGYTAFNQLLHYPIDELKIDKSFIDDIEYDNADRKMVDSMINLGHSCNAHVVGEGVESVEQYQYLRNANCDLIQGYLFSQPLTYSDFIDFIENHDTEALLNTHLNKDIIDINKKTPKQN is encoded by the coding sequence ATGTCAATACTAAATCGAGTATACCTGTTCCTTATTCCTGCCTTATTTGCTGTTTTTACACTAATGGGCATATTTGTGTTTAATTTTGGCTATAGCCATGCCAAACACATGTACCTAGATAAGGTGCAGTCTAGTGTCAACACCGCCTTAGTTGCTGCGGAATATGAGCAGTTAGGGCTATCGATGCTGACCAAAGATATTGGGTCTTCGCTTCAATTCCTAAGATACATTCAAAATCCGAGCGACTACACCACCCTTTCACTATTAGAAAAACGAGTGTTACAGATTCTCAAACAGAGCAGCGTGAATCAGTTTGGGGATAGAAACGTCTACATCATCGACCCTAGGTTTAACCTCAAGTTATCGACATTGAGAACCAACCCATTTGAAGACCTCAAGATACCCGACAATATCTATGAAAAAGTATTCGATATATACACTTCCCTGATCACCAAAAATGAAGTTTCAGACCAAGGCTTTTCTTATATCTCTGTCACCGGCGAATTAAGATATGCCTACGTAGCAGCCTTCGACCCCTATTTGATTCCACAAGATAAACGCGTTAACGAAAGTCTCAATCGCTATATATTGATTGCTGACGGTCCATTAAAGCAGTTATCGAACCTTCTTACTGAGTATAATCTGGATGACGATTTGCAAATCCTGATCGAACCACTGAGAGGCACACCCAATTTAGAAAACAAGCAGTTCATTATCAGATCGATTGAGCAAACTGAAGAAAATATCACAGTCCAAATGGCCAGTGCTCACCTAGTCGCACAAGTGAACATTCGTACTACAAAGTTTAAAAATGAAGTCAAGGACATTGCCCAAACTACAATTATTGGCATCATTGCCACCTTAGCCGTCATTGTACTCATCATCCACCTAGTTGTACGATATCAACTCATTCGTCCCCTAAAGACTCTACTCCAAGAAATCACGTTGGGAGGCTTAAAGTTACGATACTTTAAGCGTTCTTCAGGTCACAGCGAAGTCGACAGCTTGAAAAACGCTTACATCGACTCACTTACAGAGCTCAAGTTTGAAGCCGAATTTGATCAACTAACGAAGCTTGCTAACCGACGTTCATTCATCAGACACCTTGATGTTAGATTAGATAGCACTCTTAGCTCACGTTGTTATCTAATCTGCTGGGACATCATCGACTTTCGTAAGATCAACGATCTTTACGGAGCAAAAATAGGCGACAGCGTTTTAGTCAACTTGGCCTCGGTACTGAAAGAAACACTGCAGAACCAACAAACGTCCTACAGCTTCAGTTACAGTGATTATTCTTTGGCGCGCTTGGGAGGCAATCAATTTATCGCAATACTTGAAACTGAAGAGTCTCAATCAATCCAACAAGAGATAGAGAACATAAATAACTCGCTGACCAGCGCGACATTTGTGGATTACTACGGATTTAGACTCTCTATCGCTACAGGCGTGCTACCTGTCGATACGCCAAACTTCAAAGAGATTTGGCATAGATGCGTCGATGAAATGCTCAATAATGCAAAGGCGCATAGTGATGGAGAAAGTAGAATCGTTTATGGCGAAGAGCTTCTTCATAAGTTGGAACGTCAGGACATCATTGAGAAAAGACTGCTTGAATGTTGCGAGAATAATGAATTCGAGCTCAGATTCATGCCAATCTTTAACGCCAAAACACTACAAATTGATGGTGCCGAGTGCTTAATTCGTTGCCCTGTGTTGTTTGATATTAACGCAGGCCCTGATGAATTTATTCCCGTGGCTGAAAAGAGCAACCTCATATCACGAGTGGACATGTGGGTGATAGATACCGCGGTGAAAGCGTTCAAAGAACTGTCAGAGAGCCATCAATATCAAGGGACGATTTCTATTAATATCTCTGCGATGGAACTCTATAACCGAAACTTTGCCGACAATGTTAGAAAAGTTATTGATAAGTATAACGTTTCCCCGGGTAACATCATTATTGAGATAACAGAAACAAGCTATGTCAAAAGCACAAAATTAACGGTTCAAACAATCGAAAGTATAAGAAACCTAGGGCTTAAGGTGTCTCTCGATGACTTTGGCACTGGGTATACAGCCTTTAACCAACTACTACACTACCCAATTGATGAATTAAAAATTGATAAGAGCTTTATCGATGATATTGAATACGATAATGCGGACCGGAAAATGGTCGACTCAATGATAAATTTAGGTCACTCGTGTAATGCACATGTCGTTGGTGAAGGGGTTGAATCCGTTGAACAATACCAGTATCTACGCAACGCCAATTGCGACCTAATACAGGGTTACTTATTTAGCCAACCTCTTACCTATTCAGACTTTATTGATTTTATCGAAAATCACGACACAGAAGCTCTGCTCAACACTCACCTTAACAAAGACATTATCGATATCAACAAGAAAACACCAAAACAAAACTAA